One genomic segment of Polynucleobacter sp. MWH-UH2A includes these proteins:
- a CDS encoding EI24 domain-containing protein, whose amino-acid sequence MVGIQQVFKSFGLALVGTMHPRMLWLSLRPFLIVSVLWGCLIWLTWTPALEALSIFLTNSIFTSWIQEGLIWAGFDNARAWIAPLFFVMLIIPLITISLLVLIAFSTVPSIVNIVARQSQYHGLERRQGGGFFGSLVYTLWSALICLALVLLTLPVWWVPPLVAILPPLLWGWLTMRLMSYDVLAKHASTEERDLLIEKYRWPLLVMGIASGMLGAVPTFFWATSALALVLFPVVSFVALWIYSLIFVFAALWFSHFLLDALKTLRQEELDKALTIPTRVIETELPYHG is encoded by the coding sequence ATGGTCGGTATACAGCAAGTATTTAAATCGTTTGGACTTGCGTTAGTAGGAACAATGCATCCGCGGATGCTGTGGTTAAGTCTGCGCCCATTTTTAATTGTGTCAGTACTTTGGGGGTGCCTGATATGGCTCACTTGGACTCCGGCACTTGAAGCTCTCAGTATTTTTCTGACCAACTCGATATTCACAAGCTGGATACAGGAAGGCTTAATCTGGGCTGGTTTTGATAATGCGCGAGCATGGATTGCACCATTATTCTTTGTAATGCTCATCATTCCACTCATCACCATTAGTCTTTTGGTGCTGATTGCATTTTCGACTGTACCTTCGATTGTCAATATTGTTGCTAGGCAATCGCAGTACCATGGATTGGAGCGAAGACAGGGTGGAGGCTTCTTTGGTAGTCTGGTCTATACGCTTTGGTCTGCTTTGATTTGTTTGGCGCTGGTTTTATTGACATTGCCAGTGTGGTGGGTGCCACCGCTTGTGGCCATCTTGCCGCCTTTGCTTTGGGGTTGGTTGACAATGCGCCTCATGTCCTATGACGTGTTAGCAAAACATGCCAGCACAGAAGAGCGCGATCTCTTAATTGAAAAATACCGTTGGCCATTATTGGTGATGGGTATTGCTTCAGGAATGCTGGGGGCTGTACCAACATTCTTTTGGGCAACCTCTGCATTGGCCTTGGTGCTCTTTCCTGTGGTGAGTTTTGTAGCCCTCTGGATTTACTCACTCATTTTTGTTTTTGCCGCATTATGGTTTAGCCACTTTCTATTAGATGCCTTAAAAACCTTAAGACAGGAAGAGTTGGATAAAGCCTTGACTATCCCAACACGTGTGATTGAAACGGAGCTTCCCTATCATGGCTGA
- a CDS encoding sterol desaturase family protein produces the protein MEWITITSVISSAYGSVQEWLFTNIVGPVLYQFDLMSWAEDAFDGIDWFLFGCIQIILIVVFLRTWERFQPAEPQERFASSTKADVFYTVFHRLGIFHGLMFIALSGFFFEIDSVLHDFRFDRLNVESWWPGITSIPVVSFVIYLILLDLVDYLYHRASHAFNWWWQLHALHHSQTVMTAWSDNRNHLLDDIMRATVMAFFALLFGVSPGQFVALVAISQFIQSWQHANIKNDLGVGQYLLISPMYHRMHHAVGYGHEAQGKPGVLGGCNFGVLFPWWDMIFGTAIFPKAVYPTGVRNLTVSQNIVTQQWQGLVHAARELFAKQRT, from the coding sequence ATGGAATGGATCACGATTACCTCTGTAATTTCAAGCGCGTACGGTAGCGTTCAAGAATGGTTATTTACCAATATCGTTGGCCCGGTCCTTTATCAATTCGATCTGATGTCATGGGCTGAAGATGCCTTTGATGGAATTGATTGGTTTTTATTCGGCTGTATTCAAATCATTTTGATTGTGGTTTTTCTGCGCACTTGGGAGCGATTTCAGCCCGCGGAACCACAAGAACGTTTTGCATCATCTACAAAAGCAGATGTGTTCTACACCGTTTTTCATCGCCTAGGCATCTTTCATGGATTGATGTTTATTGCTTTATCTGGATTCTTTTTTGAGATTGACTCGGTGTTACATGATTTTCGATTTGATCGTCTCAATGTCGAGAGTTGGTGGCCTGGCATCACCTCCATTCCTGTAGTAAGTTTTGTAATTTATTTGATCTTGTTGGATTTGGTGGATTATCTCTACCATCGCGCCTCACATGCTTTCAATTGGTGGTGGCAATTGCATGCTCTGCATCACAGTCAAACAGTCATGACGGCTTGGTCTGATAATCGCAACCATCTTCTTGATGACATCATGCGCGCGACAGTCATGGCGTTTTTTGCCTTACTGTTTGGTGTATCGCCAGGGCAATTTGTTGCTTTAGTGGCCATCAGTCAATTCATCCAAAGCTGGCAGCATGCCAATATCAAAAATGATTTAGGTGTGGGGCAGTACTTACTCATTTCCCCGATGTATCACCGTATGCACCATGCCGTGGGTTACGGTCATGAAGCACAAGGCAAGCCTGGCGTACTGGGTGGTTGTAATTTTGGGGTGTTATTTCCTTGGTGGGACATGATATTTGGGACTGCCATTTTCCCAAAGGCGGTCTATCCCACTGGCGTGCGAAACTTAACGGTCTCGCAAAATATCGTGACACAACAATGGCAGGGTTTGGTACACGCAGCGCGTGAGTTGTTTGCTAAACAGCGAACCTAG
- a CDS encoding polysaccharide deacetylase family protein, with the protein MAKAMKCIHIIYFAAGLMLGCFSFGVSAQAQTQAQACNKTVYLTFDTGNMSVAEKVAEILRRQDIKATFFLANEKTFRGDYALDDAWKPFWQSLAKEGHHFGSHTYDHTYFVKDGPKGEVFEKPQFGPKAEMTILYNEAAICKEIRRVDQRFQELTNQSLQKIWRAPGGKTSPTLIRMGGMCGYQHIGWAPAGFLGDELNSDKYPNQALLEKASKAIQDGDITMAHLGIWSRKDPWAPAVLEQLIINLKQRGFCFGLLPKSSENQSK; encoded by the coding sequence ATGGCTAAGGCGATGAAATGTATTCACATCATTTATTTTGCAGCCGGGCTCATGCTCGGCTGTTTTTCATTTGGTGTGAGTGCTCAGGCGCAGACTCAAGCTCAAGCGTGCAATAAAACGGTATATCTGACGTTTGATACAGGCAATATGTCAGTGGCTGAAAAGGTAGCGGAGATACTCAGACGACAAGATATTAAAGCTACTTTTTTCTTGGCGAACGAAAAAACCTTTCGTGGTGACTACGCTCTAGATGATGCATGGAAACCATTTTGGCAATCGCTGGCAAAAGAAGGGCATCACTTTGGTAGCCATACCTATGACCACACCTATTTTGTTAAAGATGGACCCAAAGGTGAGGTCTTTGAAAAACCGCAGTTTGGTCCGAAAGCGGAGATGACCATTTTGTACAACGAGGCGGCGATTTGCAAAGAGATACGCCGAGTAGATCAACGCTTTCAGGAACTCACGAACCAGTCTTTGCAAAAAATTTGGCGCGCTCCTGGTGGAAAAACTTCTCCGACCCTCATTCGGATGGGGGGTATGTGTGGATACCAGCATATTGGATGGGCGCCAGCGGGATTTTTGGGTGATGAGCTCAATTCAGATAAATATCCTAATCAGGCCTTATTGGAAAAAGCCAGTAAAGCCATTCAGGATGGCGACATCACCATGGCGCACTTAGGTATTTGGTCTAGAAAAGATCCTTGGGCGCCTGCAGTATTAGAGCAATTAATTATCAATTTGAAGCAACGCGGCTTCTGTTTTGGACTGCTACCCAAAAGTTCGGAGAATCAGTCAAAATAA
- a CDS encoding cytochrome D1 domain-containing protein, translating into MHIFIKIRTFGAAVLFLGLAFANAQIPAYAQSNSSNAPAQPKLAVILNSGAASVSLIDMQTREVVKTIPVGKEPHHLMMTPDQKTLLIANAAGNDVVLMNPVSGEITGRVPNIIDPYQIGYSPNHKWFVSNGNRLDRVDIYAANGADLKLAKTVKLAKTPSHIAFTSDSKIAFITLQDSSELAAIDLETQNVLWVMPTGKVPAGLWMTPGDQYLLVGITGEDNVQVIDWKNRKEVKRIFTGKGAHNFRPLGDKKHVFVSNRIASTISLINMQTLEKVGEITGLPSGPDDMEITPDGKTMWVTFRFAKKVGVIDIPSMKLVTVIPVGKSPHGVFFYPRAAWE; encoded by the coding sequence ATGCATATATTTATCAAGATTAGAACTTTTGGCGCTGCTGTCTTATTCCTAGGTTTAGCCTTCGCCAATGCTCAAATACCTGCGTACGCGCAATCCAATTCCTCTAATGCTCCAGCACAGCCAAAGTTAGCGGTCATTCTGAATTCTGGTGCGGCATCCGTCAGCTTGATTGATATGCAAACGCGTGAAGTCGTTAAAACGATTCCAGTTGGCAAAGAGCCGCATCACCTGATGATGACCCCAGATCAAAAAACCTTGCTGATTGCCAATGCCGCCGGCAATGATGTGGTGTTGATGAATCCAGTAAGCGGTGAAATCACAGGGCGCGTACCCAACATCATTGATCCATACCAAATTGGTTACTCGCCAAATCACAAATGGTTTGTGTCGAATGGTAATCGTTTGGATCGAGTGGATATCTATGCCGCAAATGGCGCCGATCTTAAATTAGCCAAGACAGTTAAATTAGCCAAGACACCAAGCCATATTGCATTTACTTCGGATAGCAAGATCGCATTTATTACTTTGCAAGATTCCAGTGAGCTTGCAGCAATTGATCTTGAAACACAAAATGTTCTGTGGGTCATGCCAACAGGCAAGGTACCTGCAGGATTGTGGATGACGCCTGGCGATCAGTATTTATTGGTAGGCATTACTGGTGAAGACAATGTTCAAGTAATCGACTGGAAAAATCGCAAAGAAGTTAAACGTATCTTCACTGGCAAAGGAGCACATAACTTTCGCCCTCTAGGCGATAAGAAGCATGTCTTTGTCAGCAATCGCATCGCTTCCACTATTAGCCTGATCAATATGCAAACCTTAGAAAAAGTGGGCGAGATCACTGGGCTTCCTTCGGGTCCAGATGATATGGAAATTACCCCTGACGGAAAGACGATGTGGGTAACCTTTCGTTTTGCTAAGAAGGTAGGGGTCATTGACATCCCTTCCATGAAGCTAGTGACTGTTATCCCGGTTGGCAAGTCTCCTCACGGCGTCTTCTTCTATCCTAGGGCAGCATGGGAATAA
- the hrpA gene encoding ATP-dependent RNA helicase HrpA — protein sequence MPASNTGRRLEIRFPEELPVSGQRQLIKDALQSHQVVIVCGETGSGKTTQLPKICLDLGRGAINGGKLIGHTQPRRIAATATAKRIAQELGSPIGQDVGYQVRFADKTSNTASVKLMTDGILLAETQRDPQLRAYDTLIIDEAHERSLNIDFLLGYLRQLLPKRPDLKLIITSATIDAQRFAEHFALNGKMAPVIEVSGRLFPVEQRYSPLEPDAKSENKSENKPDAKKESKAAKEIPEAVAEEIAKLWREGAAGAGDVLVFLPGEREIRDCAEALRKDHVLQQRLHPEVLSLFARQSVAEQERVFSPGNGRRIILTTNVAETSLTVPNIRYVIDSGLARVKRYSYRNKVEQLQIEPISQAAANQRAGRCGRVSDGICVRLYSEQDFLGRPKFTDPEILRSSLAAVLLRMSALRLPRIQHFPFIDKPLGRAIADGVQLLDELGAIEFEDAHAGDAKDSKEQHQHFKLTPIGKQLADLPLDPRIGRILLAAKEQNALKEVTIIASALATQDPRERPMDQAGAADQAHLQFADERSEFLSFVKLWNWYQDALQHKHSNRQLENLCRSKFLSPRRMREWRDVHGQLHTMLGEKGWKENGLAATYEQVHLSLLTGLLGFIAKKEEDEKSQDRNSKTGGYVGARGIRPFIWPGSTIGKKAGAWILAGELQETSRMYARTIAKIEPQWVEKVAAHRLIKSLSDPFWDNRQGEVLAFERGTLYGLPIYHGRRVRYEPHGVEEARELFIRQALVQEELFGRMDTPALQRETEADAKLKYSNTFGFFWHNHRLVKEIEALEHRSRRPDVLVDDDLLFAFYDARIPKDICNREGLKSHLNKHLDLDTQLRLEKADLMRHEAAGITVDRYPKVMKVGGTQLNLTYHFEPGSPKDGVTLVVPLAQLNQIDGRRCDWLVPGMCEEKILLLLKTLPQKLRRHCVPLPDYAKSYLERKLESNQFGVGDFLDSLIDDIRQERGLEIKRADFRPEALPLHCSMNFRLIDEHGRQLELERNLARLRSEYGQTAREAFQAVTQEIAGAELGIDPMKVTNTKEQAPQRARKVEQGGYRTWEFGELPETLEIAKGNKTLFGYPALIDRGDYCDLEVFDDLLEARKQHAQGLRRLFALSNKDTLKALQKQLPGIREIGLLFINVGSVDGLLEQILNLSVERAFMAEPLPNTSELFTQRLQEGKPRLALIAQEIARHTLAALQGYADLQKKIAQAKAASPSAYADIQTQVQGLIFERFVAEIPYVQLVHLPRYLKAIALRIDKMRSNPSRDMQCQKDWESVARPWQKLVQGNRGSAAYAMEGDQSLKDFRWQLEELRVALYAQELKTPTPMSIKRLEKVLASLR from the coding sequence GTGCCTGCTTCCAACACTGGACGAAGGCTCGAGATCCGCTTCCCGGAAGAATTGCCTGTCTCAGGTCAGCGTCAGCTGATCAAGGATGCCTTGCAAAGCCACCAGGTGGTCATTGTCTGTGGTGAGACGGGCTCGGGCAAAACAACGCAGCTACCAAAGATCTGTTTGGACCTTGGCAGGGGCGCCATCAATGGCGGGAAACTCATAGGTCATACCCAACCTCGCAGAATTGCCGCGACTGCGACTGCCAAGCGTATTGCTCAAGAGCTGGGCTCGCCGATAGGGCAAGACGTCGGCTATCAGGTTCGCTTTGCAGACAAGACGAGCAATACCGCCTCCGTCAAATTAATGACCGATGGCATCTTGTTAGCTGAGACACAGCGTGACCCCCAACTGCGAGCTTATGACACCCTCATCATTGACGAGGCACATGAACGTAGTCTGAATATTGATTTCTTGCTTGGCTATCTGAGGCAGCTATTACCTAAACGCCCCGATCTCAAGCTCATCATTACATCAGCAACCATCGATGCACAGCGCTTTGCTGAGCACTTTGCCTTAAATGGCAAGATGGCTCCTGTAATTGAAGTGAGTGGCAGACTCTTTCCGGTGGAGCAGCGTTATTCACCACTCGAGCCTGATGCTAAGTCAGAAAATAAGTCAGAAAATAAACCTGACGCCAAAAAAGAATCGAAGGCCGCTAAAGAAATTCCGGAGGCGGTTGCAGAAGAGATTGCAAAGCTTTGGCGAGAGGGCGCTGCTGGCGCGGGTGATGTGTTGGTATTTTTGCCGGGCGAGCGTGAGATTCGCGATTGTGCTGAAGCGCTTCGCAAGGACCATGTTTTGCAGCAACGCTTACATCCAGAAGTATTGAGTCTCTTTGCGCGCCAATCCGTTGCAGAACAAGAAAGAGTGTTTTCACCTGGTAATGGACGTCGAATTATTCTCACGACAAACGTTGCAGAGACTTCTCTGACGGTGCCCAATATTCGCTATGTTATTGATAGTGGGTTAGCTCGAGTAAAGCGCTATTCCTATCGTAACAAGGTGGAGCAGTTGCAGATCGAACCCATCTCTCAGGCTGCTGCTAATCAACGCGCAGGTCGTTGCGGACGTGTGTCAGATGGTATTTGTGTGCGACTCTATAGTGAGCAAGATTTTCTGGGTCGTCCTAAATTTACCGACCCAGAAATTCTACGTAGCTCATTAGCGGCAGTCTTATTGCGCATGAGTGCTTTGCGTTTGCCAAGGATTCAGCATTTTCCATTCATTGATAAGCCTCTAGGTAGGGCTATTGCCGATGGCGTGCAGCTTTTAGACGAGTTGGGTGCCATTGAATTTGAGGACGCGCACGCAGGTGATGCTAAAGATAGCAAAGAGCAACATCAGCACTTTAAGTTAACGCCTATTGGTAAACAGTTAGCCGACTTACCGCTTGATCCGCGCATTGGCCGAATACTGTTGGCAGCGAAAGAGCAGAATGCCTTAAAGGAAGTCACGATTATTGCTTCAGCTCTAGCCACCCAAGATCCACGTGAACGCCCTATGGATCAGGCTGGCGCTGCAGACCAGGCGCATTTGCAGTTTGCGGATGAGCGCTCTGAGTTCTTGAGTTTTGTGAAGCTCTGGAATTGGTATCAGGATGCCTTGCAACACAAACACAGTAATCGTCAGTTAGAGAATTTATGCCGCAGTAAATTTCTATCGCCACGTCGCATGCGTGAATGGCGTGATGTGCATGGTCAACTGCATACCATGCTCGGAGAGAAGGGCTGGAAAGAAAATGGTCTCGCTGCTACCTATGAGCAAGTCCATTTATCACTCCTAACTGGCTTACTAGGCTTTATTGCGAAAAAAGAAGAGGATGAAAAATCTCAAGACCGTAATAGTAAGACAGGTGGTTATGTCGGTGCCCGAGGCATACGTCCATTCATTTGGCCGGGCTCAACTATTGGCAAAAAAGCAGGGGCATGGATTTTGGCAGGCGAGTTGCAGGAAACCAGCCGCATGTATGCTCGCACGATTGCCAAAATTGAGCCGCAGTGGGTCGAGAAGGTCGCAGCACATCGATTAATTAAATCCTTGAGCGACCCCTTTTGGGATAACCGTCAAGGCGAAGTGCTGGCATTTGAACGGGGCACCTTGTATGGACTGCCCATCTACCATGGACGTCGAGTGCGCTACGAGCCTCATGGCGTAGAAGAAGCGCGTGAACTATTTATACGCCAAGCCTTAGTGCAAGAAGAGTTATTTGGGCGAATGGATACGCCCGCATTACAACGCGAAACCGAGGCCGATGCCAAGCTCAAATATTCCAACACCTTTGGCTTCTTTTGGCACAACCACCGCCTAGTAAAAGAGATCGAAGCTTTAGAGCATCGCTCACGTCGTCCTGATGTCTTGGTAGATGATGATCTTCTGTTTGCCTTCTATGACGCCCGCATTCCAAAAGATATTTGTAATCGCGAGGGACTTAAAAGTCATCTCAATAAACATCTCGATCTTGATACTCAGCTACGTCTTGAAAAAGCAGATCTCATGCGGCATGAGGCGGCAGGTATCACGGTTGATCGTTACCCCAAGGTCATGAAAGTAGGTGGTACACAGCTCAACTTAACATATCACTTTGAACCAGGCAGCCCCAAGGATGGTGTAACTCTTGTAGTGCCATTGGCGCAGCTCAATCAAATTGATGGGCGTCGCTGCGACTGGCTCGTGCCAGGCATGTGCGAAGAGAAGATTCTGTTGTTGCTGAAGACGTTGCCACAAAAACTGCGGCGCCATTGTGTTCCTTTGCCTGATTACGCAAAGTCATATTTGGAGCGTAAGCTCGAAAGCAATCAATTTGGGGTGGGCGATTTTTTAGACAGTCTGATTGATGATATTCGGCAAGAGCGTGGCCTAGAAATTAAGAGAGCAGATTTCCGGCCAGAGGCGCTACCATTGCATTGCTCCATGAACTTTCGTTTGATAGATGAGCACGGTCGCCAATTAGAGCTCGAACGTAATTTAGCCCGTTTGCGTTCTGAATATGGTCAAACAGCGCGCGAGGCATTTCAGGCTGTAACCCAAGAGATAGCTGGTGCCGAGTTGGGTATTGATCCAATGAAGGTCACGAATACCAAAGAGCAGGCGCCACAACGGGCTCGGAAGGTGGAGCAGGGTGGCTACCGCACTTGGGAGTTTGGTGAGCTTCCAGAAACCCTAGAAATTGCCAAGGGCAACAAGACGCTCTTTGGTTATCCTGCGCTGATTGATCGTGGCGATTATTGCGATCTCGAAGTATTCGATGATTTATTGGAAGCGCGCAAGCAGCATGCTCAAGGTTTGCGTCGACTGTTTGCTTTAAGTAATAAAGACACCTTAAAAGCACTACAAAAACAATTACCCGGTATTCGGGAGATTGGTTTGCTCTTCATTAATGTCGGCTCAGTAGATGGTTTACTGGAGCAGATTCTCAACCTTTCTGTAGAGCGTGCCTTTATGGCAGAGCCATTGCCCAATACATCAGAGCTATTTACGCAGAGACTTCAAGAGGGTAAGCCGAGATTAGCCTTAATTGCTCAAGAGATTGCGCGCCATACTCTAGCGGCTTTACAAGGCTACGCTGATTTACAGAAAAAAATAGCTCAAGCAAAAGCAGCCTCTCCAAGCGCATATGCGGACATTCAGACACAAGTGCAGGGATTAATTTTTGAGAGGTTTGTTGCTGAAATTCCTTATGTGCAGTTGGTGCATTTACCGCGCTACCTCAAGGCCATTGCATTGCGAATCGATAAGATGCGATCTAACCCATCCCGTGACATGCAGTGTCAAAAGGATTGGGAGTCAGTGGCAAGACCATGGCAAAAGCTGGTACAGGGGAATAGGGGATCTGCTGCCTACGCAATGGAGGGTGACCAATCCCTCAAGGATTTTCGTTGGCAGTTGGAAGAGCTGAGGGTGGCCCTGTATGCCCAAGAGCTTAAAACGCCTACACCGATGTCGATTAAGCGTTTAGAAAAAGTTTTGGCCAGCTTGCGCTAG
- the argA gene encoding amino-acid N-acetyltransferase, with protein MPTNAPNQASSAEESTSNFPFVGWLRDVAPYIHSFREKTFVIAFAGELVQEAGLENLIEDIAMLHAMGMRIVLVHGIRPQIEEQLKLRKIKSKFGKSAMHSYRITDAAALECVKEAAGELRLDIEAAFSRGLPNTPMAGSRISVISGNFITAMPVGVVDGIDYIHTGLVRKVDSTSIKLSLDSNKIVLLSPLGFSPTGQAFNLAFEDVAASTAAALKADKLIFLSPYEGLKDDEGDFITELSMPQMQDYVMQHKDLDLGMKGMLNIAGRAIRAGVSRVHFLPCNQDGALLEELFTHDGIGMMLASSDIENLREANQDDVGGILQLTMPLEEEGILAARGQDVIERDIQRFSVIEHDRVLFGCAALFPFPNGVGELACLAVDPDVQGSGDGERLLKRIEMRAKQEGIKKLFVLTTRTEHWFLKRGFKRATVDDLPEERKQIYNWDRKSMVLTKDL; from the coding sequence ATGCCGACAAATGCACCAAACCAGGCGTCCAGCGCCGAAGAATCTACCTCGAACTTCCCCTTTGTAGGGTGGTTGCGCGATGTCGCACCCTACATCCATAGCTTCCGAGAGAAAACCTTTGTAATCGCTTTTGCGGGTGAGTTGGTTCAAGAAGCTGGTCTTGAGAATCTTATCGAAGATATTGCGATGTTGCATGCCATGGGTATGCGAATTGTTCTGGTACACGGCATTCGTCCGCAAATTGAAGAACAACTCAAGCTACGCAAGATTAAGAGCAAGTTTGGCAAAAGCGCAATGCACAGCTATCGGATTACCGATGCTGCCGCCCTTGAATGCGTCAAAGAAGCTGCTGGTGAATTGCGCCTTGATATTGAGGCGGCATTTAGTCGCGGTCTACCCAATACGCCGATGGCTGGTTCACGCATCTCAGTGATTTCTGGAAACTTTATTACTGCCATGCCTGTGGGTGTAGTCGATGGTATTGATTACATTCACACAGGTTTAGTCCGTAAGGTTGACTCTACCTCTATCAAACTCTCGCTTGATAGCAATAAGATTGTGTTGCTATCACCTTTAGGCTTCTCCCCAACAGGTCAAGCGTTCAACTTAGCCTTCGAGGATGTTGCCGCTTCTACTGCTGCAGCTCTCAAAGCCGATAAGCTCATCTTCTTAAGTCCCTATGAAGGTCTTAAGGATGACGAGGGTGATTTCATTACGGAACTCTCAATGCCGCAGATGCAAGACTATGTCATGCAGCATAAAGATTTAGATCTTGGCATGAAGGGAATGCTCAATATTGCTGGTCGTGCCATTCGGGCAGGCGTTAGCCGTGTGCACTTCTTGCCCTGCAATCAAGATGGTGCGCTACTTGAAGAGCTCTTTACGCACGATGGTATTGGCATGATGCTTGCCTCATCGGATATCGAAAACTTACGTGAAGCCAATCAAGATGACGTGGGCGGCATTTTGCAACTTACTATGCCTTTAGAAGAAGAAGGTATCTTGGCTGCTCGTGGCCAAGATGTCATTGAGCGCGATATTCAGCGCTTCTCAGTCATTGAGCATGATCGCGTGCTCTTCGGTTGCGCAGCACTCTTCCCCTTCCCCAATGGAGTTGGTGAACTCGCCTGCCTGGCAGTGGATCCAGATGTTCAAGGCTCTGGCGATGGTGAACGTTTGCTAAAACGCATTGAAATGCGTGCCAAGCAAGAAGGTATTAAAAAATTATTTGTTTTAACCACCAGAACAGAACATTGGTTCTTGAAGCGTGGCTTTAAACGGGCGACAGTGGATGACTTGCCTGAAGAAAGAAAACAAATTTATAACTGGGACCGCAAGTCCATGGTTTTAACTAAAGACCTATAA
- a CDS encoding oxidative damage protection protein translates to MARMVQCIKLNKEAEGLDFAPLPGELGKRIWNQVSKEAWAGWLKQQTMLINENRLNMADPRARQHLLKQVEKHFFEGGADTAQGFVPPTE, encoded by the coding sequence ATGGCACGGATGGTTCAATGCATCAAACTCAATAAAGAAGCTGAGGGCTTGGATTTCGCCCCCCTTCCTGGCGAGCTTGGCAAACGAATTTGGAATCAAGTCTCTAAAGAGGCATGGGCTGGTTGGTTAAAACAGCAAACGATGTTGATTAACGAGAACCGCCTCAATATGGCCGACCCTCGCGCCCGCCAGCACCTTTTAAAGCAAGTAGAAAAGCATTTCTTTGAAGGCGGTGCCGATACCGCCCAAGGCTTCGTACCGCCTACTGAGTAA
- the rpiA gene encoding ribose-5-phosphate isomerase RpiA yields MNQDQLKQMVGEAARDEVLKLPVGQILGVGTGSTANCFIDALAPHKDHFAGTVSSSNATTERLLKHGFKVLDPNEVQGLPAYVDGADEIDPKGNMIKGGGGALTREKIIASMAKQFICICDASKQVPVLGNFALPVEIIPLAKGGVTRELEKLGGTVSLRSSKSTRADLGQTPSEPFVTDNGGWILDVAGLRIANPIQMESQINQIAGVITVGLFAKEKANVLLVSNATGVSRITF; encoded by the coding sequence ATGAATCAGGATCAACTCAAGCAAATGGTGGGTGAGGCTGCCCGTGACGAGGTACTCAAGTTGCCCGTAGGTCAGATTCTGGGTGTAGGCACAGGCTCTACTGCCAATTGCTTTATTGATGCCTTAGCTCCACATAAAGATCACTTTGCCGGCACTGTATCTAGTTCAAATGCAACTACCGAGAGGCTGCTTAAGCATGGCTTTAAAGTGCTTGATCCAAATGAGGTTCAAGGTTTGCCTGCTTATGTTGATGGTGCCGATGAGATTGATCCCAAAGGCAACATGATTAAAGGCGGTGGCGGAGCGCTTACCCGTGAAAAAATTATCGCCTCAATGGCTAAGCAATTTATTTGTATTTGCGATGCCTCAAAACAGGTTCCCGTACTCGGTAACTTTGCTTTGCCTGTAGAAATCATTCCCCTAGCTAAAGGGGGGGTTACCCGTGAATTAGAAAAGCTTGGGGGTACGGTTAGCTTGCGTTCATCTAAGTCTACGCGCGCTGATCTAGGCCAAACACCAAGTGAGCCTTTTGTCACTGATAACGGAGGTTGGATCTTGGATGTGGCTGGCTTGCGGATTGCTAACCCAATTCAGATGGAATCCCAGATCAATCAAATCGCAGGCGTGATTACTGTTGGTTTGTTTGCTAAAGAAAAGGCCAATGTGCTTTTAGTAAGCAATGCAACGGGTGTCAGCCGCATTACCTTTTAA